One Paenibacillus sp. FSL H7-0737 DNA segment encodes these proteins:
- a CDS encoding MFS transporter, producing the protein MPEQQELRTKLWTKSFIALTFSALFLFMNLQMLLSSFPSYVKSEFQAGDIMVSLVTSVFALTAIASRFMTAFLMRRVSRNVLLYIGLAIAAAITGLYVVADSIGSLLLMRVGYGIGFGIASTIIPTIVSQIIPSKKMGEGIGYFGLSTSLAMSIGPMIGLNVMKQSGFGTLAMIGTFTLLLAFPVLLFSRSLPAVPKKQPIERSIAPSKPLKVPFNTKLVLPAILNVLLAITYGGLLSFIALFGESVHLEQVGLFFLFNAITIIIIRPISGRLFDKRGPAAVLIPAAVCVVASLTVLSYTTSMPMLIISALLYGLGFGAIQPTIQAWMLRTSTPAQYGMANSMFYNSTDLGVASGAIILGAISAASDYGMMYRYSAGFMVLFLIIYIGIQITKARNNPSALSQ; encoded by the coding sequence ATGCCAGAACAACAAGAACTACGTACGAAACTATGGACCAAGTCTTTTATTGCTTTAACGTTTAGTGCTTTATTTTTATTTATGAATTTACAGATGCTGCTATCTTCATTTCCGTCTTATGTTAAAAGTGAATTTCAAGCCGGAGATATTATGGTCAGCTTGGTTACAAGTGTATTTGCGCTAACTGCGATTGCTTCACGTTTTATGACTGCTTTTCTGATGCGGAGGGTTAGCCGCAATGTACTACTATATATTGGTTTAGCCATCGCGGCCGCCATAACCGGTCTTTATGTGGTAGCAGACTCAATCGGGTCACTATTGCTGATGCGGGTAGGCTATGGGATTGGGTTCGGGATTGCCAGCACGATTATTCCCACGATTGTTTCACAGATTATTCCTAGCAAAAAAATGGGCGAAGGGATCGGCTATTTCGGCTTATCAACCAGTCTTGCAATGTCCATTGGCCCTATGATTGGTTTGAACGTAATGAAGCAATCGGGGTTTGGAACACTGGCGATGATCGGAACATTCACCTTGCTTCTTGCCTTTCCAGTCTTATTGTTCTCACGTTCACTTCCAGCTGTACCGAAAAAACAGCCTATTGAGCGATCCATTGCACCATCCAAACCACTCAAGGTTCCTTTTAATACAAAGTTAGTATTGCCTGCAATACTGAATGTCTTACTCGCGATCACTTATGGTGGATTGCTTAGCTTTATCGCTTTGTTCGGCGAATCGGTGCATTTAGAGCAAGTGGGTTTGTTCTTCTTATTTAACGCGATTACGATCATCATTATTAGACCTATTTCCGGCAGATTATTTGATAAAAGAGGTCCGGCTGCTGTTCTGATTCCCGCAGCGGTTTGTGTCGTCGCGAGCTTAACAGTGCTCTCGTATACAACATCCATGCCAATGCTCATTATATCCGCATTGCTGTATGGACTCGGCTTTGGAGCTATCCAGCCTACTATACAGGCTTGGATGCTTCGGACATCTACACCTGCACAGTATGGTATGGCGAACAGTATGTTTTATAACTCAACAGATTTAGGGGTAGCCAGTGGGGCCATTATTCTTGGGGCAATCTCGGCGGCATCCGATTATGGGATGATGTATCGTTATTCTGCTGGGTTCATGGTGCTGTTTCTAATTATTTATATTGGGATTCAGATTACTAAGGCCAGAAATAACCCTTCAGCTTTAAGCCAATAA
- a CDS encoding M3 family oligoendopeptidase codes for MNMTWNLDSLYPSFESEKLKGDRELLGQLIIDLKAWAEGNLKLEGVSVAGIEDFLRLYNDYKSVYVCLLAYAELTLSADSSSEEAMNLADDIEHMSSEIAGVVAGFKRWISTCEHIDELIVSSTYLLKHQFYLKELLLQSRYVLNEEVEVAIARMQSTGSKAWGRLYMESVSSTLADVVIQGETKKVTLAELRSMAYENNATLRKAAYEAEAEACSRIAGVCAACMNGISGEALTIYGMRGYQSSLEKVLVASRMDSETLSAMLAALQESLPAFHTYYQKKAERLGHSTKLPFYDIFAPIGEESVKISYEDAQKTIVSSFGTFSEELANLAQKAFDQQWIDAEPRAGKGGYGLCIDIFPIGESRIMTQFTGNAIDISILAHELGHAYHSSCLGEETMLNTDYPIPIAETASIFCETIVNQALLTSSTKKETQLLLERSISDAGYYLVDFYARYLFELKLYERRTSGPLPVQELNELMIACMVEAYGESIDPDTIHPYMWMNKAGYFMAGYEFMNFPYSFGLLFAKGLYAEYLKKGEEFVARYRQFLSATSKHNIADVAKFMDIDVHSIDFWRGALMLIETDIEAFISTT; via the coding sequence ATGAATATGACATGGAATCTGGATAGCTTATATCCTTCCTTTGAGTCAGAGAAGTTAAAAGGCGATCGTGAGCTACTCGGTCAACTTATTATAGATTTGAAAGCCTGGGCTGAGGGCAATCTAAAGCTTGAGGGTGTTTCCGTCGCAGGGATCGAGGACTTTCTAAGACTCTACAACGATTATAAAAGCGTATATGTATGTTTATTAGCCTATGCAGAGTTAACCCTTAGCGCAGACAGCAGTTCTGAGGAAGCCATGAATCTTGCTGATGATATTGAACATATGAGCTCAGAGATTGCTGGGGTAGTTGCGGGTTTTAAACGATGGATTAGCACTTGTGAACACATAGATGAGCTTATCGTTAGCTCAACTTATCTTTTGAAACATCAATTTTATTTAAAGGAGCTTCTTCTGCAATCCCGTTATGTGTTAAATGAGGAAGTAGAAGTTGCGATTGCCAGAATGCAGAGCACGGGTTCCAAAGCGTGGGGAAGGCTCTACATGGAGAGCGTATCGAGTACACTTGCAGATGTGGTAATACAAGGGGAAACTAAGAAAGTAACGCTTGCGGAACTAAGGAGTATGGCCTATGAGAATAACGCTACATTAAGAAAAGCGGCTTATGAAGCCGAGGCTGAAGCTTGCAGTCGTATTGCTGGGGTTTGTGCAGCTTGCATGAATGGAATAAGTGGTGAGGCGCTAACGATTTATGGCATGCGTGGATATCAATCTTCTCTGGAAAAGGTGTTAGTGGCATCGCGAATGGACAGTGAAACTTTATCGGCAATGCTCGCCGCTCTTCAGGAGAGTTTGCCAGCTTTTCATACCTATTATCAAAAGAAAGCCGAACGGCTGGGACATTCCACAAAGCTGCCTTTTTACGATATTTTTGCACCGATTGGCGAAGAAAGTGTAAAAATCTCTTACGAAGATGCTCAAAAAACAATTGTCTCTAGCTTCGGAACCTTTAGCGAGGAATTGGCCAATTTAGCTCAAAAGGCTTTTGATCAGCAATGGATTGATGCAGAACCTAGAGCGGGTAAGGGTGGATATGGGCTCTGCATTGATATTTTTCCGATAGGCGAGAGCAGAATCATGACACAGTTCACTGGAAATGCTATAGATATTAGTATTCTTGCCCATGAGCTCGGCCATGCATATCATAGCTCCTGTCTGGGAGAAGAAACGATGCTGAACACAGATTATCCGATACCGATTGCCGAAACGGCTTCGATCTTTTGCGAGACGATCGTAAATCAGGCACTACTCACTAGTTCGACCAAGAAGGAAACGCAGCTTCTATTGGAGAGAAGTATTTCCGATGCTGGGTATTATCTTGTAGACTTCTATGCCCGTTATTTATTTGAGCTTAAACTATATGAGAGAAGAACCTCGGGTCCGCTTCCTGTTCAAGAGCTGAACGAACTGATGATTGCTTGTATGGTGGAAGCTTACGGTGAGAGCATTGATCCTGATACGATCCATCCTTACATGTGGATGAACAAGGCCGGATATTTTATGGCTGGTTATGAATTTATGAACTTCCCGTATTCTTTCGGACTGTTATTCGCTAAAGGACTCTACGCAGAATATTTAAAAAAGGGCGAGGAGTTTGTCGCCCGGTATCGTCAGTTCCTTAGTGCTACCAGCAAGCATAATATTGCAGATGTAGCAAAGTTTATGGATATTGATGTACACTCCATTGATTTTTGGAGAGGTGCTTTAATGCTGATTGAAACCGATATTGAGGCATTCATCAGTACGACCTAA